CAAGTTCTTCTACTGTCGCACCTTGTACTACTTCACCATTCACAAGGGCAAATGGTCCTTCAAAACAAATACCACAATATCCTAAACAACCATACTCCATTACATCTAAATTCGGATCTTTTTCTAATTTCTCTAAAGCTGCTTGTGAACCACTCGCAAGGTTACCTACACAAAATTC
This genomic interval from Bacillus cereus contains the following:
- a CDS encoding YuzB family protein, translating into MIKPLIEFCVGNLASGSQAALEKLEKDPNLDVMEYGCLGYCGICFEGPFALVNGEVVQGATVEELVNNVYDYLDENPMF